CGCGACATCACCCGCGAACTACAACTGGAAGAACAGTATCTCCAGGCGCAAAAGATGCAAGCCGTTGGTCAATTGACCGCCGGTATCGCCCACGACTTTAACAATTTGTTGACGGCCATCAACGGTTTTGCCGAGTTGGCCCAATCCAGGAGGGAGCCTAACCAGGCTTACCAGGACATGTTGGACAAGATTCTACGCTCAGGCCGGCGCGCCGCCGATCTGGTGAAGCAACTGATGGCTTTCTCCCGCAAACAAGTTTTAGAATCTCAAGTTGTGAATCTTAATGCGGTTGTGACCGATATAGAAAAGATGTTGCAGCGCATCATTGGCGAGCACATCACCTTGAAGACGGCGCCTGCGCCCGATTTAGGGTTGGTCAAAGTGGACCCCGCCCAATTTCAACAGGTCATCGTCAATTTGGCCGTCAATGCCCGCGATGCCATGCCGGATGGCGGTTGCCTGACCATTGAAACGGCCAACGTGACCTTGGACGAAAACTATACGGCTGAACATCTGGAGATGCAGCCGGGCGAATACGTGTTGCTGACGGTCAGCGACAACGGCTTTGGCATGAGCGCGGCGGTTAAGGCGCGCATCTTTGAGCCATTTTTTACAACCAAAGAGCCGGGTCAGGGCACCGGCTTGGGGTTAGCTACAGTTTTTGGCATTGTCAAACAGAGCGGCGGTTATATTTGGGTTTACAGCGAAGAGGGCCTTGGCGCCACCTTCAAGATTTACCTGCCGCGCATCCACCAAGCAGCCGGCCATGTGTCTTTTTCTGAATCTACTCAAGATTTGCCGGTTGGAACAGAGACGGTTTTGGTGGTTGAAGATGATGCCGGGGTGCGCGAGTTTATTACCCGCAGCCTGAATCAGCAAGGTTATGCCATGTTAGAGGCGGCCGATGGCCGCGAAGCGATGCGCCTGGTTCAAAACCACCGGGGAGCGATTCATCTTTTGTTGACCGACGTGATTATGCCCGGCGCCAACGGCAAAACCCTGGCCGCCGAACTGGGGCAAATCTGCCCCGGCCTGAAGATACTGTTTATGTCCGGTTATACCAACGCTGCCCTTGCCCAGCATGGCGTGTTAGAGCCAGGGATCGCCTTTTTGCCCAAGCCTTTTACAACCTTGGGCTTGGCCCGCAAGGTGCGCGAGGTGCTGGATGTGGCTTAACTCAACTAAGGTAGTTTGGCCCCCTCCCCGGCCGGTGATGCTCCACCGGCTTTTTTGTTTGGGCTAATTCTCCAAAACCTAACTTTTGATAGGTGACTCTTTGCCAGTCTGAATGATATACTCAATTCAGGAGGTAAAGTGATGCATAAAATACAATTGAAGCGCCTTTTGCTTCTGGCCTTGTTTTTTGTATTCCCGGCTTGTACGCTTCAGAGTAATGAGCTATCCAAACCAAATAGCGCCGCAGGACTTAACGGCAGTTTTGAAACCACTGACTCCGGCTACCCCATTAATTGGGCCTTTGGCCCAAATCCGGAATCTGGTGACATTTTCCAGGTTTCTGTTGACCCAACCAAAGCCCAGGCCGGGAATCAGTCGCTTAAGCTTACTACCAATCAGGGCGATAGAACGGTAGGCTGCCGCAGCCGCGAAATTCCTATCCAACCGGGAAAGACATACAAGCTTTCTTTTTCTATGCAGAACGCTGGATGTACCCTAAAGGTCAATCGTATCATCCAGGATGCATCAGGAAAAACCAATTTACGTTCAAAGATTATTGCGCACACGTCTACCCCCACCAGTGATTGGAAAACATTTGCCGAAACATTGGTAGCGTCCGCCGGTGAGGCCCAGGTGATTTTGATTTTTTTGGTTGATGGGCCGGGCACAATCTGGCTTGATGAGGTTAAAGTTGAAGAAGTTTTAGATTAGAACCAGGCCAATCCAGCTTCGTTGAGGGTTGAATTGGCTTAAGCTGGCAATACAAGGAGGTGATTATGGTAGGGTTATCTATTCTTATGTTCGTAACCAGTGTCATCCTGGCGATGGTGGTTTTCCGCCAAAACCCTGATCAAGGGGTGGTTTCTAACAGGCGGGCCAAATGGTTCCTGGGTGGGGGTCTTATCTTAATGGGGGCTTATGGCGTTTTCTGGCTAATATTTGGCATTGGCGAAATGCTCTCGGGAGATTTGAGTGGGGTGATACACTTTATACCGGTGCTGATGATCGTCATCCTGATGCTGCTGGCGATCATGCGCCCCCTTGAGGCAGGAATAGTGCTGGTTGGCCTCGGCATCTTTGCCTCAATTTTCACCAATGTTTTGATTGGCGGTATCCCCTTTCTGGTATTTGGTTTGCTCTTTCTCGCCGGCGCGGCCGTGGCTCATCTTGGCCGATAATAAAGATTAATAATTTTCTTCGGTAGTGTTACTCCAAAGGCTCCAGACCCTAAAGGTCTCAGAGACCTTTAGGGTCTTCAATTTTACCGAACCATTTTGTAAAACTACATTAAAACCTGTCGGGTCTCTTTGGATCACTCACAACTTGACCAGGATTTGTGCGTATTAAGTAATGCCAGATACATTCAAACCAATACAAATAAATTAGGAGAAGGTTATTATGCCAACGCACGAATCAGTAACTTCAAACCCTCAATCAAACAAACCCGCAAGACGCCACGACATTGATTGGCTGCGGGTGCTGGCGGTATTGCTGCTCATCATCTTTCATACCGCCCGTATCTTTGATATTTGGGAACCTTTTTATGCCAAAAATAGCCAAACCAGTGTTAGCCTGACCTACCTCTTCATCAGCAGCATCTTTGTTTGGCACATGCCGCTGTTTTTTTTGCTGGCCGGCGCCTCAACCTGGTTTGCCTTGCAATTTCGGAGCGGCCAACAGTATGCGTTAGAACGTTTTAAGCGGCTGTTGTTGCCTTTTATTTTTGGGCTGTTGGCGCTGGCGCCGCCGCAAGCCTATGTTGGGGCGCTCACCTATGGTTATTTTGAGGGATCATTTTTTGAATATTACCCCCTGTTTTTCCAAATTGGTCCTACCGGCGACTTGACCGGCTATATGGGCGGCTTTACCCCCGGCCACTTGTGGTTCATTCTCTTTTTGTTTGTTTTAGCCCTGGCCGGGTTGCCCCTTTTTCTCTGGCTCAAACAAGAAAGTGGCCGGCGCCAAATCAACCGGCTGGCCAATTTCTTCGCCCACCCCGGAATGATCTATTTGCCGGCGCTGCCCCTGGTGGTAACCCTGGCCTTACCCGACCTTGGCGGCAAGAACCCCTTCTACTATTTTGTCTTTTTTACCTATGGTTATGTCCTGATGGCGGATGCACGCTTTAAGCAGATAGTGGCCCGGCACAAGGGCCTGGCCCTGCTCTTGGGGCCGGTGGCCCTGGTGGCCGTGCTGATGGCCGAGATTTTGCTGGGGCCTAGCACCGGCTGGCTCAACCTAGCGGCCAATATCTATTTTCCCACTATGGGCAGTTGGTGCTGCCTGATTGCGCTGCTGGGTTATGGTCAAAAATATCTAAACTTTACCAACCGATTTTTGCAATATGCCGGCGAAGGAGCTTATGCCTTTTACATTCTGCACCAAACGGTCATCATTGTTATTGGGTATTACGTAACGCAGTGGGACCTTGGCGTATGGCCCAAATTTTTGATCATCGTCGTAGCCGCCCTGCTGGCCACTACCCTTGTTTATGATCTCCTGGTCAGGCGCGCCAACATGACCCGCTTCCTGTTTGGCATGAAACCCCGGCCCAAGGGGTCTATAAGGCCGGCCATAGGCCACCCTGCGCCGGCAAATCTGGGGGACATCGCTTCGCCAAAGTTGTAGAAATTAGGAGACGTGAAAAGGCGCGCTACCGGCGCAGAAAGCGCTATCTAAATGAGGTTCCCGATAAAACCGGACTGTTGAAGTTATCGGGCGCCTGATAATCGAATATGGCGGGTTCCCGGTATATCAAAGTTAGCGATTCCCGGCTTGGGCAGAAAGCTTCCCCTGTGAACCAAGGCTCTGCCTTCACCCAATCAAGGAGATTCCTTTTCACCCAAAAGAGCCTGGTCTACGGACCAGGCTCTTTTTAATTATGTCTAACAATACCCTGCGCCGGGAAAAAGTTTTGGGTTAGGGGGCGACATTCTTGAATAGTAGACTCGGTAGATCCAAAATGTTGTTTGGAGTGGGTATTTTAATGCCTAAAAAAACGCACTAAAGTGCGGACTACCAGCCCAAATTTGGATCTACTAAGACTCGATAGATCCAAATTTATCGTAGGACGGCATCCCTATGCCGTCTACCAAAAATTGGGCCGGTAGTACGCGCTTTTGCTACCCTGCGCCTTCACTAATTGGGCAAATTTTTCTTTTGTGGTACTATATCTTTGATAAATTATTTCTTTGGCGGAGCATCTTGACCTTGATGGATCTCTTTGAACAAGAATCTCTACCCTCAATAGCTGCTGACGAAGTAGATTTACCCCTGTTGCCGGTGCGCGACACGGTGGTTTTTCCCCGCATGTTGACGCCTCTTTTTGTGGGGCGCGATCGCTCGATGCTGGCCCTGGAGGCGGCGCTGGCCGAAGGCAGCGAAATGATTGTGGTGGCCCAGCGTAACATTGATGTGGAAGAGCCGGTTATTGACGACCTCTACACGGTGGGCACTGACGTGGTGGTGGGCCGCATGTTAAAAATACCCGACGGCAGCATGAATATCCTGGTTCAGGGCCAACAACGGGTAAAAATTATTGAATTTACGCAACAAGACCCCTTTTTTAGAGTTCGGGTGCAGCGCCTGGATGAAGAAGCAGAAAAAACCCTTTCTTCCGAAGCCCTGATGCGGGCTGTTTTGGCCCTCTTTGAAAAATGCGTGCAACTGAATCGTAACATTCCCGACGATGCCTATATTGCGGCCATGAACATAGATGAACCGGGCTGGCTGGCCGATATGGTCTCCTCGGTGATGGACTTTAAGGTGGAACAGCGCCAGCAAATTTTAGATTCGGCCGATCCCACGGCCCGGCTCCAGCACTTGAGCATTATGCTGGCCCAAGAATTGGACGTGTTAGAACTGGAGTCGCATATCCAGGACCAGGTGCAGCAAGAAGTGGACAAAGGCCAACGCGAGCACTTTTTACGGGAGCAGATCCGGGTCATTCAAAATGAGTTGGGCGAACTGGATTTTCAAACCGCCGAGATCAATGAACTGCGCCAGAAATTGGCCGGTATCGAATTGCCGGAACAGGTCAAGACCAAGGTAGAAAAAGAACTCAACCGCCTGGCCGCCATGCCTCCGGCGGCCCCTGAAGTGGGGATCATTCGCACTTACCTGGATTGGCTCATTGAAGTGCCCTGGTTCAAAACCACAGAAGACAGCCAGGACATTAACCACGTGGCCAAAGTATTAAACGATCATCATTACGGCATCCCCAAAGTGAAAGAGCGGATCCTGGAACACATTGCCGTTAAGCAGCGGGCCGGCGACAGGATGCGCACGCCTATTTTGTGTTTTGTCGGCCCGCCCGGCACGGGCAAAACCTCCCTGGGGCGTTCGATTGCCGAGGCCCTGGGGCGTGAATTTGTCCGGTTTAGCCTGGGCGGCATTCACGACGAGGCCGAAATCAGGGGCCACCGCCGCACTTACATTGGCGCTTTGCCCGGCCGCCTCATCCAATACATGCGCCGGGCGGGCACAATCAACCCCGTTTTTATGTTGGATGAAATTGACAAACTGGGCGCTGACTTTCGGGGCGACCCCGGCGCCGCCCTGCTGGAAGCCCTGGACCCCGAACACAACAACAACTTTACCGACCATTACCTGGAACTGCCCTACGACCTTTCTAAAGTTTTTTTTATCACTACCGCCAATATCTTAGACCCCATTCCCCCGGCCCTGCGCGACCGGACAGAGGTGATTGAATTTTCGGGCTATATTGAAGAGGAAAAACTGCAAATTGCCCGCCAATTTCTCATCCCCCGCCAAATTGAGGAGCATGGCCTGGGCGACGTGGCCCTGAAAATAACCGACAGCGCGGTACAGGGCATTATCCGTGAATACACCTACGAGGCCGGCGTGCGCAACCTGGAGCGAGACATTGGGCAGATTTGTCGCAAGCTGACCCGCCGGTTGGCCGAACAAAAAACAAACCCCAAAACCATTACCCGGCAATCATTAGCCAAATATTTGGGGCCGCCCCGTTTTACCGAACAACTGGCCGAAAAAGACGACGAAGTGGGCGTGGCCACCGGCATTGCCTACACCGAAGCCGGGGGCGATATTATGCCGGTGGAAGTCACCCTCATGCCGGGCAAAGGCCAATTAACCCTAACCGGCCAATTAGGTGAGATAATGCAAGAATCGGCCCAGGCCGCGCTTTCTTTTGCCCGCGCCCACGCCAAAGAATACGACATCAAACCCTCCTTTTTTGAGAGTTACGATATTCACCTGCACGTGCCCGAAGGCGCTATTCCCAAAGATGGCCCCAGCGCCGGCGTGACCATGGCCACGGCCCTTGTTTCGGCGCTCTCCAACGCCAAAGTGCGCCACGATGTGGCCATGACGGGCGAGATTACGCTGCGGGGAAATATCTTGCCCATCGGCGGCCTCAAAGAAAAGATTTTGGCGGCGCATCGGGCGGGCATTACCACCGTCATTGCTCCCTCTCGCAATAAAAAGGATTTGGTTGACGTGCCCAAAAAAGTGCAGCGCGAGTTGAACATTATTTTTGCCGACAAGCTGGAAGAAGTGTTAAAAACCTCGCTGATTGCCCCCCCCAAGAAAAAACGAAGCAAGAGTGCGGCCGCGTCCTAAATTTTATTCGGCTGTCAGCCGCTATTCATCAAAAAGTGACTGGCATCCTCTAATTACGCACATCCTAA
This Anaerolineae bacterium DNA region includes the following protein-coding sequences:
- a CDS encoding response regulator, yielding RDITRELQLEEQYLQAQKMQAVGQLTAGIAHDFNNLLTAINGFAELAQSRREPNQAYQDMLDKILRSGRRAADLVKQLMAFSRKQVLESQVVNLNAVVTDIEKMLQRIIGEHITLKTAPAPDLGLVKVDPAQFQQVIVNLAVNARDAMPDGGCLTIETANVTLDENYTAEHLEMQPGEYVLLTVSDNGFGMSAAVKARIFEPFFTTKEPGQGTGLGLATVFGIVKQSGGYIWVYSEEGLGATFKIYLPRIHQAAGHVSFSESTQDLPVGTETVLVVEDDAGVREFITRSLNQQGYAMLEAADGREAMRLVQNHRGAIHLLLTDVIMPGANGKTLAAELGQICPGLKILFMSGYTNAALAQHGVLEPGIAFLPKPFTTLGLARKVREVLDVA
- a CDS encoding carbohydrate binding domain-containing protein, coding for MHKIQLKRLLLLALFFVFPACTLQSNELSKPNSAAGLNGSFETTDSGYPINWAFGPNPESGDIFQVSVDPTKAQAGNQSLKLTTNQGDRTVGCRSREIPIQPGKTYKLSFSMQNAGCTLKVNRIIQDASGKTNLRSKIIAHTSTPTSDWKTFAETLVASAGEAQVILIFLVDGPGTIWLDEVKVEEVLD
- a CDS encoding acyltransferase family protein — encoded protein: MPTHESVTSNPQSNKPARRHDIDWLRVLAVLLLIIFHTARIFDIWEPFYAKNSQTSVSLTYLFISSIFVWHMPLFFLLAGASTWFALQFRSGQQYALERFKRLLLPFIFGLLALAPPQAYVGALTYGYFEGSFFEYYPLFFQIGPTGDLTGYMGGFTPGHLWFILFLFVLALAGLPLFLWLKQESGRRQINRLANFFAHPGMIYLPALPLVVTLALPDLGGKNPFYYFVFFTYGYVLMADARFKQIVARHKGLALLLGPVALVAVLMAEILLGPSTGWLNLAANIYFPTMGSWCCLIALLGYGQKYLNFTNRFLQYAGEGAYAFYILHQTVIIVIGYYVTQWDLGVWPKFLIIVVAALLATTLVYDLLVRRANMTRFLFGMKPRPKGSIRPAIGHPAPANLGDIASPKL
- the lon gene encoding endopeptidase La, which encodes MDLFEQESLPSIAADEVDLPLLPVRDTVVFPRMLTPLFVGRDRSMLALEAALAEGSEMIVVAQRNIDVEEPVIDDLYTVGTDVVVGRMLKIPDGSMNILVQGQQRVKIIEFTQQDPFFRVRVQRLDEEAEKTLSSEALMRAVLALFEKCVQLNRNIPDDAYIAAMNIDEPGWLADMVSSVMDFKVEQRQQILDSADPTARLQHLSIMLAQELDVLELESHIQDQVQQEVDKGQREHFLREQIRVIQNELGELDFQTAEINELRQKLAGIELPEQVKTKVEKELNRLAAMPPAAPEVGIIRTYLDWLIEVPWFKTTEDSQDINHVAKVLNDHHYGIPKVKERILEHIAVKQRAGDRMRTPILCFVGPPGTGKTSLGRSIAEALGREFVRFSLGGIHDEAEIRGHRRTYIGALPGRLIQYMRRAGTINPVFMLDEIDKLGADFRGDPGAALLEALDPEHNNNFTDHYLELPYDLSKVFFITTANILDPIPPALRDRTEVIEFSGYIEEEKLQIARQFLIPRQIEEHGLGDVALKITDSAVQGIIREYTYEAGVRNLERDIGQICRKLTRRLAEQKTNPKTITRQSLAKYLGPPRFTEQLAEKDDEVGVATGIAYTEAGGDIMPVEVTLMPGKGQLTLTGQLGEIMQESAQAALSFARAHAKEYDIKPSFFESYDIHLHVPEGAIPKDGPSAGVTMATALVSALSNAKVRHDVAMTGEITLRGNILPIGGLKEKILAAHRAGITTVIAPSRNKKDLVDVPKKVQRELNIIFADKLEEVLKTSLIAPPKKKRSKSAAAS